The following proteins come from a genomic window of Bradyrhizobium paxllaeri:
- a CDS encoding quinoprotein dehydrogenase-associated SoxYZ-like carrier, whose amino-acid sequence MFGYLFRLFGVAGLLLFGAPLVLAAETNNPWPGLVQDIFSNRLMNDGSDVIGIEMPARAEDAAIVPVTLRTKLSPEDSRQVVSITLVIDQNPAPMAAKFQLGPDAKVSEISTRVRVNNYTDVHAVAELSDGKLYMAKTYVKASGGCSAPAAKNAEEAKGRLGQMRYRQFAKAGEGPASGVREAQIMIGHPNNSGLQMDQVTHLYVPAYFVNELRLWQDDSLVLTMEGGISISEDPNIRFTYVSNGAKRFRAEAKDTEGRVFQREWKVDDSGM is encoded by the coding sequence ATGTTTGGATATCTCTTCCGCCTGTTCGGCGTCGCTGGCCTGCTGCTGTTCGGCGCGCCGCTGGTGCTCGCGGCCGAGACGAACAACCCCTGGCCCGGCCTGGTCCAGGATATCTTCAGCAATCGCCTGATGAACGACGGCAGCGACGTGATCGGCATCGAGATGCCCGCGCGCGCCGAGGATGCGGCAATCGTCCCGGTGACCTTGCGAACCAAGCTTTCGCCTGAGGATAGCCGTCAGGTAGTGAGCATTACGCTGGTCATCGACCAAAACCCTGCGCCGATGGCGGCGAAATTCCAGCTCGGCCCCGACGCCAAGGTGTCGGAAATCTCCACCCGCGTCCGCGTCAACAATTACACCGACGTTCATGCGGTGGCCGAACTCAGCGACGGCAAGCTCTACATGGCCAAAACCTATGTGAAGGCGTCCGGCGGCTGTTCAGCGCCGGCCGCCAAGAATGCCGAGGAGGCCAAGGGCAGGCTCGGCCAGATGCGCTACCGGCAGTTCGCAAAGGCCGGCGAAGGTCCGGCCAGCGGCGTCCGCGAGGCCCAGATCATGATCGGGCATCCCAACAATTCCGGCCTGCAGATGGACCAGGTCACGCACCTCTATGTCCCGGCTTACTTCGTCAATGAACTGCGGCTTTGGCAGGACGACAGCCTGGTGTTGACCATGGAAGGCGGCATCTCGATTTCGGAGGATCCCAATATCAGGTTCACCTACGTGTCGAATGGCGCCAAACGCTTCCGCGCCGAGGCAAAGGATACCGAGGGACGCGTCTTCCAGCGCGAGTGGAAGGTCGACGATTCCGGAATGTGA
- the pqqA gene encoding pyrroloquinoline quinone precursor peptide PqqA, with the protein MSWKTPKIVEVPVGMEINMYACAARK; encoded by the coding sequence ATGAGTTGGAAGACTCCGAAGATTGTGGAAGTGCCGGTGGGCATGGAAATCAACATGTACGCCTGCGCGGCGCGTAAATAA
- a CDS encoding ABC transporter ATP-binding protein translates to MRLEVDITSKIFKNAAGERHDVINGVAFALDAGEVGVLVGPSGCGKSTMLRILAGLDHDFQGRVSRPAGARIGFVFQEPRLLPWRSVEENVRLAAPHADDKKLSSLFEILELEAHRNHFPGELSLGLARRVALARAFAVEPELLILDEPLASLDIALAARLRDQIAMLMDGRSVITLLVTHDVDDAVRLGDRLILLSPRPARLLADLPIRTPRSARGEGEIAAIRSEIMRWINGGPPKESAS, encoded by the coding sequence GTGCGGCTTGAAGTCGATATCACGAGCAAGATCTTCAAGAACGCAGCGGGCGAACGGCACGACGTCATCAATGGCGTGGCCTTCGCACTTGATGCAGGAGAGGTCGGCGTATTGGTCGGTCCATCCGGCTGCGGCAAGAGTACGATGCTACGGATTCTCGCCGGTCTCGACCACGACTTTCAGGGACGCGTCTCGCGTCCCGCTGGGGCGCGGATCGGATTCGTATTCCAGGAGCCGCGGCTGTTGCCGTGGCGCTCGGTCGAGGAAAATGTGCGGCTTGCCGCGCCTCACGCCGACGACAAGAAGCTTTCATCCCTGTTCGAAATTCTCGAGCTGGAGGCACATCGCAACCATTTTCCGGGCGAGCTATCGCTCGGCCTCGCGCGGCGCGTTGCGCTCGCTCGCGCGTTCGCCGTCGAGCCGGAATTGCTCATTCTCGACGAACCGCTGGCCTCGCTGGATATCGCCCTCGCCGCCCGTCTGCGCGATCAGATCGCCATGTTGATGGACGGCCGCTCCGTGATAACGCTGCTGGTCACCCATGATGTGGACGACGCAGTTCGTCTCGGCGATCGCTTGATCCTGCTGTCGCCGCGGCCGGCCCGCCTTCTCGCGGACCTGCCCATCCGCACCCCGCGAAGCGCACGCGGCGAAGGCGAGATTGCCGCCATCAGGTCGGAAATCATGCGGTGGATCAATGGCGGTCCGCCCAAGGAGAGCGCCTCATAG
- a CDS encoding ABC transporter permease: protein MPRLLSFAMFFAIWWIAALFAGDAKLPPPPTVLAAMIAEARSGDLFFHLGATLARVTLAFTLAMALGAAIGYLMGRVRLADRLGDPWLILLLNLPALVVIVLAYIWAGLTEVAAIAAIAINKLPTAVVTLREGARALDAALDEMATVFALPRWSKYRHVILPQLSPYIAAAARSGLSLVWKIVLVAELLGRPNGVGFEIGVAFQLFDIPLLLAYSLSFAAIVLVIETLLVQPFEARLTRWRPRAA, encoded by the coding sequence GTGCCGCGCCTGCTGTCATTCGCCATGTTCTTCGCAATCTGGTGGATTGCCGCACTGTTTGCCGGTGATGCGAAACTGCCGCCTCCCCCCACCGTGCTCGCGGCCATGATTGCGGAAGCACGGTCAGGCGACTTGTTCTTCCACCTCGGCGCGACATTGGCGCGCGTGACGCTCGCCTTCACGCTGGCGATGGCGCTGGGCGCCGCCATCGGGTACCTGATGGGCCGGGTACGGCTCGCGGATCGGCTTGGCGACCCCTGGCTGATCCTGCTGCTCAATCTGCCGGCGCTCGTGGTCATCGTGCTCGCCTATATCTGGGCCGGATTGACTGAAGTCGCCGCCATTGCGGCCATCGCCATCAACAAGCTCCCGACCGCTGTCGTTACGCTGCGCGAGGGCGCGCGTGCCCTGGACGCGGCGCTTGACGAAATGGCGACGGTGTTTGCGTTGCCGCGATGGAGCAAGTACCGGCACGTCATCTTGCCGCAACTATCGCCCTATATCGCAGCCGCCGCCCGATCGGGATTATCCCTGGTCTGGAAGATCGTTCTGGTTGCGGAATTGCTCGGCCGCCCGAACGGCGTTGGTTTCGAGATCGGCGTGGCGTTCCAGCTATTCGACATTCCGCTATTGCTTGCCTATTCGCTGAGCTTCGCGGCGATCGTGCTCGTCATTGAAACCTTGTTGGTACAGCCGTTTGAGGCCCGGCTAACCCGGTGGCGTCCCCGTGCGGCTTGA
- a CDS encoding quinoprotein relay system zinc metallohydrolase 2 — MARPALILAVLAMLASASASLAQQRELTVNSIADGVFAHTGQTAQMTRENHGAIANVGFVVGEDAVAVIDSGGSLHEGQQLLAAIRARTDKPIRYVINTHGHPDHVFGNGAFVQDGTTFVGHANLPRALAARGQFYLDAFRRTMGDQLIDEVRIVPPTLLVDGTLNLDLGGRTLVLRAWPAAHSDCDLTVLDDKTATLFAGDLVFLSHTPVLDGSLRGWLRAIGELGALPAQRVVPGHGPVSEWPAALADERRYLETLASDVRRLVARGEPIAAAGSAAGTERSRWQLFDDFNARNATAAFSEIEWE; from the coding sequence ATGGCTCGCCCCGCATTGATCCTTGCCGTGCTCGCGATGCTCGCTTCGGCCAGCGCCTCGCTTGCGCAGCAACGGGAGTTGACCGTCAACTCCATTGCGGATGGCGTCTTCGCGCACACCGGCCAGACAGCACAGATGACGCGAGAGAACCACGGCGCGATCGCCAATGTCGGATTCGTCGTTGGCGAGGATGCGGTTGCGGTGATCGATTCAGGCGGCAGCCTCCACGAAGGACAGCAATTGCTGGCGGCCATTCGTGCCCGGACCGACAAGCCGATCCGATACGTCATCAATACCCACGGCCACCCCGATCACGTTTTCGGCAACGGCGCTTTCGTGCAGGACGGAACGACGTTCGTCGGCCATGCGAACCTGCCGCGCGCGCTGGCCGCGCGCGGACAATTCTATCTCGACGCCTTTCGCCGCACGATGGGCGATCAACTGATCGACGAGGTCCGCATCGTACCGCCGACGCTGCTCGTCGACGGTACCCTCAATCTCGATCTCGGCGGACGAACACTCGTCTTGCGGGCGTGGCCCGCCGCGCATAGCGATTGCGACCTCACCGTGCTCGATGACAAGACCGCAACCCTGTTTGCGGGCGACCTTGTGTTTCTTTCCCACACGCCCGTGCTGGACGGCAGCCTTCGCGGCTGGCTACGCGCGATCGGCGAGCTTGGCGCCCTGCCCGCGCAGCGCGTGGTTCCCGGTCACGGCCCCGTGAGCGAATGGCCTGCCGCCCTCGCCGATGAGCGCCGTTACCTCGAGACGTTAGCTTCAGATGTGCGCCGGCTGGTCGCCCGCGGCGAGCCGATCGCGGCGGCGGGCTCGGCCGCAGGCACCGAGAGATCGCGATGGCAGTTGTTCGACGACTTCAACGCCCGCAACGCAACCGCAGCATTCTCGGAAATTGAATGGGAATAG
- a CDS encoding ABC transporter substrate-binding protein, translating to MTHFVRLLFATIVLFSLGTCCSAEALRIAVQKTGTLAWELAVIRAHGLDKQANLSVKVVELATPEAGKIALRAGNADIVVTDWLWVSRERGLGAKLAFYPYSSALGAVMVPAASPIQTLADLKGRKLAIAGGPIDKSWLLLQAWLKQGGIDLKSDATIAYGAPPLLAAKTLSGEMDATLNYWNFCAVLEAKGFRRVAGIEDLLPKLGAKGRTAMIGYVFDEKWANANQDKIARFIAMTRAAKEILASSDAEWEKIAPLTGAPDAATLRAYRDRYREGIPRRPIADEEADARILYRVLAGIGGHELVGPAPELAAGTFYHAIPGD from the coding sequence ATGACACATTTTGTTCGCCTGCTGTTTGCTACGATTGTTTTGTTCTCGCTCGGTACGTGCTGCAGCGCCGAGGCTTTGCGCATTGCGGTGCAGAAGACCGGAACACTCGCCTGGGAACTTGCAGTGATCCGTGCGCACGGCCTCGACAAGCAGGCCAACCTTTCCGTCAAGGTGGTTGAACTGGCGACCCCCGAGGCGGGCAAGATTGCGCTTCGCGCCGGGAATGCCGACATCGTGGTCACCGACTGGCTTTGGGTTTCGCGCGAACGCGGCCTTGGCGCCAAACTGGCATTCTATCCCTATTCGAGCGCGCTCGGCGCAGTGATGGTCCCTGCCGCATCGCCGATCCAGACCTTGGCCGATCTCAAGGGCCGCAAGCTCGCCATCGCCGGCGGGCCGATCGACAAGAGCTGGCTGTTGTTGCAGGCATGGTTGAAGCAGGGCGGCATCGACCTGAAGTCGGATGCGACAATTGCCTACGGTGCGCCGCCGCTGCTGGCTGCGAAGACGCTCAGCGGCGAAATGGATGCAACCTTGAACTACTGGAACTTCTGCGCGGTTCTGGAAGCGAAGGGCTTTCGCCGCGTCGCCGGCATCGAGGATCTGCTGCCGAAACTGGGCGCCAAGGGCCGGACCGCGATGATCGGCTACGTCTTCGACGAAAAATGGGCGAATGCAAACCAGGACAAGATTGCCCGCTTCATCGCCATGACCCGCGCGGCGAAGGAGATCCTGGCGTCTTCGGACGCGGAGTGGGAGAAAATTGCACCGCTGACCGGCGCTCCGGACGCCGCAACATTGCGCGCCTATCGCGATCGCTATCGCGAGGGAATTCCGCGCCGCCCGATCGCCGATGAAGAAGCCGACGCGCGCATTCTCTATCGCGTGCTGGCCGGAATCGGCGGTCACGAACTTGTCGGGCCAGCGCCTGAACTGGCTGCCGGAACGTTCTATCACGCGATCCCGGGAGATTGA
- a CDS encoding pentapeptide repeat-containing protein, which produces MKRAIGMTALGLALVAMTATAQDMMRHVDLASPDMVTAELTRAEVEATLAAATAAAPADFTGKRLSGLDLSGLNLSGAIFRAAKLNKTKLAGAKLDRAVLDQAWLLEADLTGASLRGANLFASQMARARLDGADLSGARVAADLTGASLVGASIAEANLGADMRNQSMGLMRAVLRSANLERLNARGADLSRVDLEFAVLRGGDLTGASLKGAQLGGADLTGVTVIDTDFDSADLASARLITPIGLDRARNFDKARNRDRLTRQ; this is translated from the coding sequence ATGAAGCGCGCGATTGGAATGACGGCGCTCGGTCTTGCTCTTGTGGCTATGACGGCAACGGCGCAGGACATGATGCGTCATGTCGACCTGGCGTCGCCCGACATGGTCACGGCCGAATTGACCCGCGCGGAGGTCGAGGCCACCCTTGCTGCGGCGACCGCTGCCGCGCCCGCCGATTTCACAGGAAAGAGATTATCCGGCCTCGATCTGTCGGGGCTCAACCTGTCCGGCGCCATTTTCCGCGCGGCCAAGCTCAACAAGACGAAGCTCGCCGGCGCCAAATTAGACCGCGCCGTCCTCGATCAGGCTTGGCTGCTCGAGGCCGACCTGACCGGCGCGAGCTTGCGGGGCGCAAACCTGTTCGCTTCGCAGATGGCGCGCGCCCGCCTCGACGGCGCCGATCTTTCTGGCGCGCGCGTCGCTGCCGATCTCACCGGCGCAAGCCTCGTGGGGGCCTCGATCGCGGAGGCAAATCTGGGCGCGGACATGCGCAACCAGTCCATGGGTCTGATGCGTGCGGTGCTTAGATCCGCCAATCTCGAGCGGTTGAACGCGCGCGGCGCCGACCTGTCGCGCGTCGATCTCGAATTTGCCGTGCTGAGGGGCGGCGACCTCACGGGCGCGTCGCTGAAGGGAGCCCAGCTTGGAGGCGCCGACTTGACCGGTGTCACCGTCATCGATACCGATTTCGATAGTGCCGATCTCGCGTCAGCCCGGTTGATCACTCCCATTGGCCTCGACCGGGCAAGAAATTTCGACAAGGCCAGGAATCGCGACCGTCTGACAAGGCAATGA